From Candidatus Krumholzibacteriia bacterium, one genomic window encodes:
- a CDS encoding FAD-binding oxidoreductase: protein MDSVSFRDRQGEPVQVDPAAVRALREELAGGSLAPGEPGYDEARQIWNAMIQRRPALIARCDDAADAARCVRFARDHGVALTVRGGGHNIAGRALAEGGLLVDFSHRRRVEVDASARRAHVEPGATLADVDAATTPHGLLLPSGIVSETGIAGLTVGGGFGWLSRRYGLTCDHLEAVELVTGEGEVLTADQREHPELFWSLRGAGGGAAVVTRFHYRLRLADDAMTCGLIVRRAEESEAVTRRFGELTDAASEELTYLLVLRNAPPAPFLPEELHGRPIAGLAVCHGGDPETAAREVAPARDFGDPVADLVDRKPFVEHQQMLDPLQPKGRRYYWKSEYLDRFDEETAAVLREHAARIPSPHAAILVFQLGGAVARNGAQTSAAHRDARFIVNVAGAWEDADDDEENVAWVRDCWRNVHRIAGRGGYVNFLTEDSGEDEREQSQAGVDLARLERVRRRYDPDGVVR, encoded by the coding sequence ATGGATTCCGTGTCCTTCCGAGATCGACAGGGAGAGCCCGTGCAGGTCGACCCGGCGGCGGTGCGGGCGCTGCGCGAGGAGCTGGCCGGAGGTTCCCTGGCGCCCGGCGAGCCCGGCTACGACGAGGCCCGTCAGATCTGGAACGCCATGATCCAGCGCCGCCCGGCGCTGATCGCCCGCTGCGACGACGCCGCCGACGCGGCGCGCTGCGTGCGCTTCGCCCGGGACCACGGCGTGGCGCTCACCGTGCGCGGAGGCGGCCACAACATCGCGGGCCGCGCTCTGGCCGAGGGCGGTCTGCTCGTCGACTTCTCCCACCGGCGGCGTGTCGAAGTGGACGCCAGCGCGCGCCGTGCCCACGTGGAGCCGGGGGCCACCCTGGCCGACGTCGACGCGGCCACCACGCCGCACGGCCTGCTCCTTCCCTCGGGCATCGTCTCGGAGACGGGGATCGCGGGCCTGACCGTGGGCGGCGGCTTCGGCTGGCTCTCGCGGCGCTACGGGCTGACCTGCGATCATCTCGAAGCGGTCGAGCTCGTCACCGGCGAGGGAGAGGTGCTGACCGCCGACCAACGGGAGCACCCCGAGCTCTTCTGGTCGCTGCGCGGCGCAGGGGGAGGCGCAGCCGTCGTCACGCGATTCCACTACCGTCTCCGCCTCGCCGACGACGCGATGACCTGCGGTCTCATCGTCCGGCGTGCCGAGGAGTCCGAGGCGGTCACCCGGCGCTTCGGCGAACTCACCGACGCGGCCTCCGAGGAGCTGACCTACCTGCTGGTGCTGCGCAACGCGCCGCCCGCACCCTTCCTGCCCGAGGAACTGCACGGTCGACCGATCGCGGGCCTGGCGGTCTGCCACGGCGGCGACCCCGAAACCGCGGCACGCGAGGTCGCACCGGCCCGGGACTTCGGTGACCCCGTGGCCGACCTGGTCGACCGCAAGCCCTTCGTGGAGCATCAGCAGATGCTCGATCCTCTCCAGCCGAAGGGCCGTCGCTACTACTGGAAGTCCGAGTACCTCGATCGCTTCGACGAAGAGACCGCCGCGGTGCTGCGCGAGCACGCGGCGCGCATCCCCTCTCCCCACGCGGCCATCCTGGTCTTCCAGCTCGGCGGCGCCGTGGCGCGCAACGGGGCACAGACGTCGGCCGCCCACCGCGACGCCCGCTTCATCGTGAACGTCGCCGGCGCCTGGGAGGACGCCGACGACGACGAGGAGAACGTGGCCTGGGTGCGCGACTGCTGGCGGAACGTCCACCGCATCGCCGGACGCGGCGGTTACGTGAACTTCCTGACCGAGGACTCCGGCGAGGACGAACGCGAGCAGAGCCAGGCGGGCGTGGACCTCGCCCGTCTCGAGCGGGTGCGTCGCCGCTACGACCCGGACGGGGTGGTGCGCTAG